The Quercus robur chromosome 7, dhQueRobu3.1, whole genome shotgun sequence genome has a segment encoding these proteins:
- the LOC126692818 gene encoding strigolactone esterase D14-like translates to MDTLSDYGGHIVEALNVNVYGNGTQALVLAHGFGADQTLWHYLIPYLACYFKVVVFDLVFSPNVNPDLYNPKKYSNFNGYVQDLLCLLDQLNVNKTIYLGHSMSAMIGCIAATKRPDLFEHLILLGGSPRYLNAEGYTGGFKRSQLDKIFTQIDQNFPSWVQNFAPAAVGVNSTTAIAQFRSSLGRMKPKTALSVAKTVFLSDLRWVLPKVSVPCTIIQSKKDIIVPKFVAFYMERKLGGSARVKILKTKGHFPQLTAYHLLLKVLKRVLFLKR, encoded by the exons ATGGATACACTGAGTGATTATGGAGGACACATTGTTGAAGCACTAAACGTCAATGTTTATGGAAATGGCACTCAAGCCCTAGTTCTGGCCCATGGGTTTGGTGCAGACCAGACTCTATGGCACTATCTGATCCCTTACCTTGCATGCTACTTCAAGGTTGTGGTTTTCGACCtagttttctctccaaatgtAAATCCTGACCTTTACAATCCCAAGAAGTACTCCAATTTCAATGGTTACGTCCAAGACTTGCTGTGCCTTCTTGATCAACTCAATGTGAATAAGACTATTTATTTGGGTCACTCCATGTCAGCCATGATTGGATGCATCGCCGCAACTAAGAGACCAGACCTCTTTGAACACCTTATCTTACTAGGTGGCTCTCCAAG GTACCTCAATGCTGAAGGATATACTGGAGGCTTTAAGCGCTCACAACTCGACAAAATCTTTACACAAATAGATCAAAACTTTCCAAGTTGGGTTCAAAACTTTGCTCCAGCAGCTGTAGGTGTGAACAGCACAACTGCCATAGCCCAATTTCGATCCAGTTTGGGGAGAATGAAACCAAAGACTGCACTTAGCGTGGCTAAGACTGTGTTTCTAAGCGACTTAAGATGGGTTCTGCCAAAAGTTTCAGTGCCTTGCACCATAATCCAATCCAAAAAAGATATTATTGTTCCGAAATTCGTTGCGTTTTACATGGAAAGAAAGCTTGGTGGCAGTGCCAGGGTAAagatactaaaaacaaaaggccATTTTCCTCAACTTACAGCTTACCATTTGCTTCTGAAAGTGTTGAAGAGGGTTCTATTTCTAAAACGATAA